In a single window of the Dysgonomonas mossii genome:
- a CDS encoding alpha-N-arabinofuranosidase translates to MKKVILSILFLSGVAVISVAQNKLVINADQGKDVISKHVYGHFSEHLGHCIYGGYWVGEDSPIPNTRGIRNDVVKALRDIKIPNLRWPGGCFADEYHWMDGIGPRDKRPKMVNTHWGGVVEDNSFGTHEFLDLCEQLNCEPYICGNVGSGTVEEMSKWVEYITFDGESPMANLRRQNGREKPWKVSFWGVGNENWGCGGNMTAEFYADQYKRYSTYCRNYGDNKLYLIAGGANSDDYNWTETLMKNAARQMQGLSLHHYTIPKNWEDKGSATQFDEAEYYVTIEKTLKMNDLLKRHSNIMDRYDPQKRVALIPDEWGTWYNVESGTNPGFLYQQNTMRDAIIAAINLNIFNSYCDRVKMTNIAQTINVLQAVILTDKEKMLLTPTYWVYYLYKVHQDATLLPISLSSAKYELNGKKIDAISVSASKDASGKVHITLVNIDPNKEQSIDADLRGIEVKNVSGQVLTSGKINDYNSFDTPDVVSVKAFTGAKLSKDKISITLPSKSVVMLELN, encoded by the coding sequence ATGAAAAAAGTTATTCTTTCCATACTATTTCTAAGCGGTGTCGCTGTTATTTCAGTAGCCCAAAATAAATTGGTTATTAATGCAGATCAGGGGAAAGATGTTATCAGCAAACATGTTTATGGACATTTTTCTGAACATCTCGGACATTGTATTTACGGAGGCTATTGGGTAGGTGAGGACTCCCCCATTCCCAACACGCGAGGTATCCGCAACGATGTAGTAAAAGCTTTACGCGATATCAAAATTCCTAATTTGCGCTGGCCCGGAGGCTGTTTTGCCGACGAATATCATTGGATGGATGGGATTGGCCCTCGCGATAAACGTCCTAAAATGGTGAATACTCATTGGGGAGGAGTTGTCGAAGATAACAGTTTTGGCACGCACGAATTTCTCGATCTCTGCGAACAGTTGAACTGTGAGCCCTACATCTGTGGAAACGTAGGGAGTGGCACAGTGGAAGAAATGTCTAAATGGGTAGAATACATTACTTTCGATGGAGAAAGCCCAATGGCAAACCTGCGTCGTCAAAATGGCCGCGAGAAACCTTGGAAAGTATCTTTCTGGGGAGTTGGAAACGAAAACTGGGGCTGCGGAGGTAATATGACTGCCGAATTTTATGCAGATCAGTACAAACGTTATTCCACTTATTGCCGAAACTATGGCGACAACAAACTCTATCTTATTGCCGGAGGCGCTAATTCAGACGACTATAATTGGACAGAGACTTTAATGAAAAATGCAGCACGTCAAATGCAGGGATTGTCTTTGCACCATTATACAATTCCAAAGAATTGGGAAGACAAAGGTTCCGCTACACAATTCGACGAAGCGGAATACTATGTGACTATAGAAAAAACGCTAAAAATGAATGATTTGTTAAAAAGACATTCAAACATTATGGACCGATACGATCCGCAAAAAAGAGTCGCCCTTATCCCCGACGAGTGGGGTACTTGGTATAACGTAGAATCTGGAACCAATCCGGGGTTCCTCTACCAACAAAACACTATGCGCGACGCGATTATTGCTGCTATCAATTTGAATATATTCAATAGCTATTGCGATCGGGTAAAAATGACTAACATAGCGCAAACAATAAATGTATTACAAGCTGTAATATTAACCGACAAGGAAAAGATGTTATTGACTCCTACTTATTGGGTCTATTATCTTTATAAAGTTCATCAAGATGCAACTTTGCTTCCTATTTCACTATCTTCTGCTAAATACGAGCTGAATGGGAAAAAAATTGATGCCATCAGTGTATCAGCATCAAAAGACGCTTCAGGAAAAGTTCATATTACATTGGTAAATATAGATCCCAACAAAGAACAAAGCATAGATGCCGATTTGCGGGGAATAGAAGTTAAAAACGTTTCGGGACAAGTATTGACATCTGGCAAAATAAATGACTACAATTCCTTCGACACTCCCGATGTTGTTTCAGTGAAAGCATTTACAGGAGCGAAATTATCAAAAGACAAAATATCGATAACATTACCATCCAAATCGGTTGTAATGTTGGAACTTAATTAA